From Anopheles funestus chromosome 3RL, idAnoFuneDA-416_04, whole genome shotgun sequence, a single genomic window includes:
- the LOC125769715 gene encoding histone H2A-like, with the protein MSGRGKGGKVKGKAKSRSNRAGLQFPVGRIHRLLRKGNYAERVGAGAPVYLAAVMEYLAAEVLELAGNAVYATAARDNKKTRIIPRHLQLAIRNDEELNKLLSGVTIAQGGVLPNIQAVLLPKKTEKKA; encoded by the exons ATGTCTGGCCGTGGCAAAGGAGGAAAAGTTAAGGGAAAGGCAAAGTCCCGCTCGAACCGTGCCGGTCTGCAGTTCCCAGTTGGCCGTATCCATCGTCTGCTACGCAAAGGCAACTATGCCGAGCGCGTCGGTGCTGGTGCACCAGTGTATTTGGCTGCCGTAATGGAATATTTGGCCGCTGAAGTGCTCGAGTTGGCAGGAAACGCTgt atatgctacagCTGCCCGAGACAACAAGAAAACGCGCATCATCCCGCGTCATCTGCAGCTGGCCATCCGCAACGATGAGGAATTGAACAAGCTGCTGTCCGGCGTCACCATTGCTCAGGGTGGTGTGTTGCCGAACATCCAAGCCGTGCTGCTGCCGAAGAAGACCGAGAAGAAGGCCTAA